From one Comamonas piscis genomic stretch:
- a CDS encoding MerR family transcriptional regulator, protein MEPPLSIEEAAQRTGLSAHTLRYYERIGLIAAVPRAAGGQRRYAAADLAWLAFLTRLRTTRMPIQKMRQFAQLRSAGDASVPARRQMLQTHLAEVQAEIAAMQQAAQALQAKIAHYQALEASASPAPHTTANKDLHHD, encoded by the coding sequence ATGGAACCACCCCTCAGCATTGAAGAAGCAGCCCAACGCACGGGGCTGAGCGCCCATACCTTGCGCTATTACGAACGCATCGGCCTGATTGCCGCCGTGCCGCGCGCGGCCGGCGGCCAGCGCCGCTATGCCGCAGCCGATCTGGCCTGGCTTGCCTTTCTGACCCGCCTGCGCACCACCCGCATGCCCATCCAGAAGATGCGCCAGTTTGCCCAGCTGCGCAGCGCGGGCGATGCCAGCGTGCCCGCCCGGCGCCAGATGCTGCAAACCCACCTGGCGGAGGTGCAGGCAGAGATTGCAGCCATGCAGCAAGCCGCCCAGGCGCTGCAAGCCAAGATTGCCCACTACCAAGCGCTGGAAGCCAGCGCCTCCCCCGCCCCGCACACCACCGCCAACAAGGACCTGCACCATGACTGA
- a CDS encoding DUF3567 domain-containing protein: MQMIYDSDSFVVLHLTPELPLSEDGASVTSPTVTEPLRHLQRQGFEIVDKRSGKELYLDGAWAEMFHHQIQAWQANAPTEEEVEATLDRYTGLAQQPVIVH, encoded by the coding sequence ATGCAAATGATTTATGACTCGGACTCTTTTGTGGTGTTGCACCTAACGCCCGAACTGCCCCTGTCCGAGGATGGTGCTTCCGTCACCAGCCCCACCGTGACCGAACCGCTGCGCCACCTGCAGCGCCAGGGTTTTGAGATTGTGGACAAGCGCAGCGGCAAAGAGCTGTACCTGGATGGCGCCTGGGCAGAAATGTTCCACCACCAAATCCAGGCTTGGCAAGCCAATGCACCGACGGAAGAAGAAGTCGAGGCCACGCTGGACCGCTACACCGGCCTGGCTCAACAACCGGTGATCGTGCACTGA
- the purU gene encoding formyltetrahydrofolate deformylase produces MTNAYILTLSCPDRRGLVHAVSGFLLDHDSNIEEAGQFNDPATGLFFMRVRFANAGPAAQLREDLEAFALPFEMHWRLHAAEEKIKTVIMVSRQGHCLNDLLFRWKEGLLPIDIRAIVSNHRDFYQLAASYNIPFHHIPVTAATKAQAEAKQFEIIEAEGAELVVLARYMQVLSNDLCSKLSGRAINIHHSFLPSFKGAKPYYQAHDRGVKLIGATAHYVTADLDEGPIIEQDVARAYHTDTVDDLTARGQDTESQVLARAVKWHSEHRVLMNGHKTVIFR; encoded by the coding sequence ATGACCAATGCTTACATCCTCACTCTCTCGTGCCCTGATCGCCGAGGGCTGGTCCACGCGGTATCGGGCTTTTTGCTGGACCATGACAGCAATATCGAAGAAGCCGGCCAGTTCAACGATCCGGCCACCGGCCTGTTCTTTATGCGCGTGCGCTTTGCCAATGCCGGGCCAGCCGCCCAGCTGCGGGAGGACCTGGAAGCGTTTGCCCTCCCTTTCGAGATGCACTGGCGCCTGCATGCAGCCGAAGAAAAGATCAAGACCGTCATCATGGTCAGCCGCCAGGGCCACTGCCTGAACGACCTGCTGTTCCGCTGGAAGGAAGGCCTGCTGCCGATCGACATCCGCGCCATCGTCAGCAACCACCGCGACTTCTACCAACTGGCGGCCAGCTACAACATCCCCTTCCACCACATTCCGGTGACGGCGGCCACCAAGGCCCAGGCCGAGGCCAAGCAGTTCGAGATCATCGAGGCCGAAGGCGCTGAGCTGGTGGTGCTGGCGCGTTACATGCAAGTGCTGTCCAACGACCTGTGCAGCAAGCTGTCGGGCCGTGCGATCAATATCCACCACAGCTTTTTGCCGAGCTTCAAGGGTGCCAAGCCTTACTACCAGGCGCATGACCGGGGCGTGAAGCTGATTGGCGCCACCGCCCACTATGTGACGGCCGACCTCGACGAAGGCCCGATCATCGAGCAGGACGTGGCCCGCGCCTACCACACCGACACGGTGGACGACCTGACCGCCCGGGGCCAGGACACCGAGAGCCAGGTGCTGGCCCGCGCGGTGAAGTGGCACAGCGAGCACCGCGTGCTGATGAACGGCCACAAGACCGTCATCTTCCGCTGA
- a CDS encoding adenosylcobalamin-dependent ribonucleoside-diphosphate reductase, giving the protein MKRDNITPSPEAISGQAPQAISLDVLKEKYFKGDESSIEDLYSRVARALASVEKPELQAEWEAKFYTNLHAGAIGAGRIMSAAGTDIQATLINCFVQPVGDCIQGFDDEGYPGIYEALREAAETMRRGGGVGYDFSRIRPRGAEVKGTASMASGPCSYINVFDQSCSTVESAGARRGAQMGVLRIDHPDVMEFITAKRTPGRWNNFNVSVGVPDAFMQAVVDGADWQLVHSGKPNAKLRAEGAVQRADGKWVYKTVPAQVMWDTIMASTYDFAEPGILFLDHINDDNNLRYCERIAATNPCGEQPLPSYGCCDLGPIILTRFVRNPFGFGGLPSFDFESFEQVVATQVRALDNVLDATFWPLEQQREESAAKRRIGVGFTGMGNTLTMLTLRYSDQEGRDMAKRIAECMRDASYRASVGLAKEKGAFPKFDAKGYLDKGTFASRLPQDIQDDIKKHGIRNSHLLSIAPTGTVSLAFADNASNGIEPAFSWTYTRNKREADGSKSQYQVEDHSWRLYRELGGDVEQLPAYFVSALEMSATEHLAMMETVQPYVDTAISKTVNIPADYPYEDFKNLYLQAWRANLKGLATYRPNSILGAVLETTPVAKAETPAAEPAAAAAAALDPMKLVIERRPEGELSAVADKVEYWTQEGQQRLYIIVSFLPVPSADGKSMVDRAVEFFMPVGQNGESQQWITSSMRLLSLAARGGFLERALADMRKVAWDRGPVRLGTYQRADGTHVPMWHDSEVSAIAYAVQQILERRRQQNLPGISSSTLTPPVPAPVVSQALQTMAGKKCNECGAHAVIRKDGCEYCTSCGAVGSCG; this is encoded by the coding sequence ATGAAACGCGACAACATCACCCCTTCTCCCGAGGCCATCAGCGGCCAGGCTCCCCAGGCCATCAGCCTGGATGTCCTCAAGGAGAAGTACTTCAAGGGTGATGAGTCGAGCATCGAGGACCTGTACAGCCGCGTCGCACGCGCGCTGGCCTCGGTAGAAAAACCCGAGCTGCAGGCCGAGTGGGAAGCCAAGTTCTACACCAACCTGCATGCCGGCGCGATTGGCGCGGGCCGCATCATGTCCGCCGCAGGCACCGACATCCAGGCCACCTTGATCAACTGCTTTGTGCAGCCGGTGGGCGACTGCATCCAGGGCTTTGACGACGAAGGCTACCCCGGCATTTACGAGGCGCTGCGCGAAGCGGCGGAGACCATGCGGCGCGGCGGTGGTGTGGGCTATGACTTCTCGCGCATCCGCCCCCGGGGAGCTGAAGTCAAAGGCACGGCCTCGATGGCCTCGGGCCCTTGCAGCTATATCAATGTGTTTGACCAGAGCTGCTCGACCGTCGAATCGGCCGGCGCCCGCCGTGGCGCGCAGATGGGCGTGCTGCGCATCGACCACCCGGATGTGATGGAGTTCATTACCGCCAAGCGCACACCGGGCCGCTGGAACAACTTCAATGTGTCCGTCGGCGTGCCCGATGCCTTTATGCAAGCCGTGGTGGACGGTGCCGATTGGCAGCTGGTACACAGCGGCAAGCCCAATGCCAAGCTGCGGGCCGAAGGTGCCGTGCAGCGGGCGGACGGCAAGTGGGTTTACAAAACGGTGCCTGCCCAGGTGATGTGGGACACGATCATGGCCTCGACCTATGATTTTGCCGAGCCGGGCATTCTCTTCCTCGACCATATCAACGACGACAACAACCTGCGCTACTGCGAGCGCATTGCCGCCACCAACCCCTGCGGCGAGCAGCCCCTGCCATCCTACGGCTGCTGCGATCTGGGCCCCATCATCCTGACCCGCTTTGTGCGCAACCCCTTTGGCTTTGGTGGGCTGCCGAGCTTTGATTTTGAGAGCTTTGAGCAAGTGGTCGCCACCCAGGTGCGTGCGCTCGACAATGTGCTGGACGCCACCTTCTGGCCGCTGGAGCAGCAGCGCGAGGAATCGGCCGCCAAGCGCCGCATCGGCGTGGGCTTTACCGGCATGGGCAATACCTTGACCATGCTGACCCTGCGCTACTCCGACCAGGAAGGCCGTGACATGGCCAAGCGCATTGCCGAGTGCATGCGCGATGCGTCCTACCGCGCCTCGGTCGGCCTGGCCAAAGAAAAGGGCGCCTTCCCCAAGTTCGATGCCAAGGGCTACCTGGACAAGGGCACCTTTGCCAGCCGCCTGCCCCAGGACATCCAGGACGACATCAAAAAACACGGCATCCGCAACAGCCACTTGCTGTCGATTGCGCCCACCGGCACCGTGTCGCTGGCCTTTGCCGACAATGCCTCGAACGGCATCGAGCCGGCTTTCTCGTGGACCTACACCCGCAACAAGCGCGAGGCCGATGGCAGCAAGAGCCAGTACCAGGTCGAAGACCACAGCTGGCGCCTGTACCGCGAGCTGGGCGGCGATGTGGAGCAGCTGCCGGCTTATTTTGTCTCGGCGCTGGAGATGTCGGCCACCGAGCATTTGGCGATGATGGAGACGGTGCAGCCCTATGTGGACACCGCCATCTCCAAGACGGTGAACATCCCCGCCGACTACCCGTATGAAGACTTCAAGAACCTGTACCTGCAGGCCTGGCGCGCCAATTTGAAGGGCTTGGCCACTTACCGCCCCAACAGCATTCTGGGTGCGGTGCTGGAGACCACGCCGGTCGCCAAGGCCGAGACCCCGGCGGCTGAGCCCGCTGCGGCGGCTGCCGCTGCGCTCGACCCGATGAAGCTGGTGATCGAGCGCCGCCCCGAGGGCGAGCTCAGCGCCGTCGCCGACAAGGTGGAGTACTGGACCCAGGAGGGCCAGCAGCGGCTCTACATCATCGTGTCCTTTTTGCCGGTGCCCAGTGCCGATGGCAAAAGCATGGTGGACCGCGCGGTGGAGTTCTTCATGCCCGTGGGCCAGAACGGCGAATCGCAGCAATGGATTACCTCCAGCATGCGCCTGCTGTCGCTGGCGGCGCGCGGTGGTTTTCTGGAGCGTGCATTGGCCGACATGCGCAAGGTTGCCTGGGACCGCGGCCCCGTGCGCCTGGGTACCTACCAGCGCGCTGACGGCACCCATGTCCCGATGTGGCATGACTCGGAAGTCTCTGCGATCGCCTATGCGGTGCAACAGATTCTGGAGCGCCGCCGCCAGCAAAACCTGCCCGGCATCAGCAGTTCAACCTTGACCCCTCCGGTGCCTGCGCCGGTGGTGAGCCAGGCCCTGCAGACCATGGCCGGCAAGAAGTGCAATGAATGCGGCGCCCATGCGGTAATCCGCAAGGATGGCTGTGAGTACTGCACCTCCTGCGGCGCCGTAGGGTCTTGCGGTTAA
- a CDS encoding carboxymuconolactone decarboxylase family protein, with the protein MTDTTRYQRGMDKLREIDGHAGEQVVASLANIAPDFADYLIEFPFGDIYSRPGLDLKSREIATVAALTALGHAAPQLKVHIQAALNVGCSQEEVVETIMQMAVYAGFPAALNGLFVAKEVFAQAAAPR; encoded by the coding sequence ATGACTGACACCACCCGCTACCAACGTGGCATGGACAAGCTGCGCGAAATTGATGGCCATGCCGGCGAACAGGTCGTGGCCAGCCTGGCCAATATCGCGCCCGACTTTGCGGACTACCTGATCGAATTCCCCTTTGGCGACATCTACAGCCGCCCCGGGCTGGACCTGAAAAGCCGGGAGATTGCGACCGTGGCCGCCCTCACCGCCCTGGGCCATGCCGCGCCGCAGTTGAAAGTGCATATCCAGGCGGCGCTGAATGTGGGCTGCAGTCAGGAGGAAGTCGTGGAAACCATCATGCAGATGGCCGTGTATGCGGGCTTTCCGGCGGCACTCAACGGCTTGTTTGTGGCCAAGGAGGTATTTGCGCAGGCGGCTGCACCGCGCTGA